The following are encoded in a window of Oncorhynchus mykiss isolate Arlee chromosome 11, USDA_OmykA_1.1, whole genome shotgun sequence genomic DNA:
- the LOC110535972 gene encoding apical junction component 1 homolog — MTRTDPPDILVSTLYRDIKLNPITGNSQQCDSQMIDKLERHTETINKRHCRSFDFLESLDDPQSFSASMEYPYKRTEHQGVHKEVTWNGLDHPGHLRFSSPDLFNTRLPPPQHANPDKTSTSQAARSDSKKRSRSKSAPRVKTTFTPVPISVTPPANKRGRDVSQAVPDPIRTSEPHRDSYSSNRAFLNEVHPIKLQPHSPLYVSDCFSEVSKQDQPAITPHVRCRVDIKPDAAVLQHTARRSQNMRTEHPWQRYSYSSQSRGLSVPRQVRTPTPSECYSGDYRQAYQYTTCMTPSYIQPVDMRRVPSPIMPREYLSREQRTLSNPNIPTKFFYTEDPTRYPVHPSARAYYQDDNSSLTSQGSTLNSQYVHDPRTRWVHTLPGRPYYTEQHMSSRDPGQAVYTRPYSTSEAGPYFAQTPQARAYYGEDPRAYPCQSNGSKVFYSKPYNPPAGQYIPYKAYHTEGRQQPQMSQAYADDWYRSSISGYSNQSSQLTPQRVRQEPVMSPWFANSYVEPNRLVAEVRNHSKSWDNILYPRHDREQAVPRGRSYENLFYQGRHPLFPSDTSQPVILNLSSSPRRYAARSISENSLEKGPNNPGRNTKAGLWFATPEITITDNDIRARNHKQRDVRSASWDTLDCEKAPTQNVLHHQEQPSESAELTKDRKHNNYSLQRSLEQLDELLADLVIDYKPPTNRKPSQDLLNQIKQLISEDDEKGKIKYSGLESLGGLESIGPLNTPPSSTKTSPDTIKDPDSGCDGLQSLQRSPEEISPDHSTDDNDTMMCANRKCKRTETLFNACLYFKSCHSCYTFYCSRNCRRDDWDSHKENCLYGRISSVCRHMLKYCRENSEIHKVFSRISKAGYLSRGRGILFLGFANPGTADNFLKVGLESLVMSPTYLSLRELDSFKDNLGDYCKDLQQAGNEYDPNECFLLNVSIAVGELVPNRPSPRVQTPTVRKYAKISLASSSPDKNVFKKESDMETLILTPPPGTPDIDKEGKEGMKAREICFINIQRALRTRGVFLRHEYPKIYNQLCEFVESNKRFTPTTIYPIDKRTGKQFMCMIMAASEPRTLDWVGTPHLLDDII, encoded by the coding sequence ATGACACGCACAGATCCCCCTGATATACTGGTATCCACTCTGTATCGGGACATCAAGTTAAACCCCATCACTGGGAACTCTCAACAATGTGACTCGCAAATGATTGACAAACTGGAGCGACATACGGAGACCATCAACAAAAGACACTGCCGTAGCTTTGACTTCCTCGAGTCATTGGACGACCCACAGTCCTTTTCCGCCTCAATGGAATACCCTTACAAGAGGACTGAGCATCAGGGGGTGCATAAAGAGGTGACCTGGAATGGCCTGGATCATCCAGGACACCTCCGTTTCTCCTCCCCTGATCTGTTTAACACTAgactaccaccaccacagcatGCTAACCCAGACAAAACCAGTACCAGTCAGGCTGCGAGGTCAGATTCAAAGAAGAGGTCTAGATCTAAAAGTGCCCCCAGAGTCAAGACTACCTTTACCCCGGTGCCCATTTCAGTCACCCCACCAGCAAACAAGAGGGGACGAGATGTCTCACAGGCTGTACCAGACCCTATAAGGACATCTGAACCACACCGGGACTCTTACTCCTCTAACCGGGCTTTTTTGAACGAGGTACACCCTATAAAACTGCAACCACACTCTCCCCTCTATGTCTCGGACTGTTTCTCCGAGGTGAGCAAACAGGATCAGCCTGCCATCACTCCTCATGTCAGGTGTCGTGTTGATATCAAGCCAGATGCGGCAGTCCTGCAGCACACAGCCCGGAGGTCTCAGAACATGAGGACTGAACATCCCTGGCAGAGATATTCCTACTCCAGTCAGAGTAGAGGTCTGTCTGTGCCACGGCAGGTACGGACACCCACGCCAAGCGAATGTTACAGTGGTGATTATAGACAAGCATATCAGTACACTACCTGCATGACCCCCAGCTACATTCAGCCAGTAGACATGCGAAGGGTGCCCTCCCCTATAATGCCAAGGGAATACTTGTCAAGGGAGCAGAGGACTCTCTCAAACCCCAATATACCAACTAAATTCTTCTACACTGAGGATCCGACTAGATATCCTGTCCATCCGTCTGCTAGAGCGTACTATCAGGATGATAATTCCAGCCTCACCAGCCAAGGCAGTACTCTTAATAGTCAGTATGTGCATGATCCAAGGACTCGCTGGGTTCACACTCTCCCAGGCCGACCATATTACACAGAGCAACACATGTCCAGCAGAGACCCTGGGCAGGCTGTCTATACCAGACCTTACTCCACAAGCGAAGCAGGGCCATACTTTGCTCAAACACCACAGGCAAGAGCATACTATGGGGAAGATCCCAGAGCATATCCTTGTCAGTCAAATGGCTCCAAGGTGTTCTACAGCAAGCCGTACAACCCCCCAGCAGGACAGTATATTCCATACAAGGCGTATCACACGGAGGGCCGTCAACAACCACAAATGTCCCAGGCTTATGCAGATGACTGGTATCGTTCAAGTATATCTGGATACTCGAACCAGTCCTCTCAGCTGACACCACAGAGAGTAAGACAAGAGCCAGTAATGTCCCCCTGGTTTGCAAACAGTTATGTGGAGCCAAACAGACTGGTAGCAGAAGTCAGAAACCATTCCAAATCCTGGGACAATATTCTTTATCCTCGTCATGACAGGGAGCAAGCAGTACCCCGTGGACGCAGCTATGAGAATCTGTTTTACCAGGGGAGACATCCTCTGTTTCCTAGTGATACATCACAGCCAGTTATACTCAATCTATCTAGTTCACCAAGGCGCTATGCTGCCCGGTCCATCTCTGAAAACTCCTTAGAGAAAGGACCAAACAATCCTGGAAGGAACACTAAGGCTGGGCTATGGTTTGCAACTCCTGAGATCACGATAACCGACAATGACATACGTGCACGCAACCACAAACAGCGAGATGTGCGTTCAGCCAGCTGGGATACACTGGATTGTGAAAAGGCACCGACTCAAAATGTTCTTCATCATCAAGAGCAGCCATCTGAGTCAGCAGAACTGACCAAAGACAGAAAACACAACAATTATTCCCTGCAGCGGAGCCTAGAGCAACTGGACGAGCTGCTAGCTGATCTTGTCATTGATTACAAACCACCGACCAACAGGAAGCCTAGTCAGGATCTATTGAACCAAATAAAACAGTTGATTAGTGAGGATGATGAAAAAGGAAAGATAAAATATTCGGGCCTAGAGAGTCTAGGAGGCCTAGAGAGTATAGGACCTCTCAACACACCACCCTCCTCCACTAAAACCAGCCCTGACACTATCAAAGACCCAGACAGTGGGTGTGATGGCTTACAGAGCTTACAGAGGAGTCCAGAGGAGATCTCCCCAGACCATAGCACAGACGACAATGACACCATGATGTGTGCCAACAGGAAGTGCAAGCGGACAGAGACCCTGTTCAATGCCTGTCTTTACTTCAAATCCTGTCATAGTTGCTACACCTTCTACTGCTCCCGGAACTGCCGTCGGGATGACTGGGACAGCCATAAAGAGAACTGTCTGTATGGACGTATCAGCAGTGTGTGCAGACACATGCTGAAGTACTGCAGAGAGAACTCTGAGATCCATAAAGTCTTCTCTCGCATTTCCAAAGCTGGCTACCTTTCCAGAGGGAGAGGCATTCTTTTCCTGGGCTTTGCTAACCCAGGGACTGCTGACAACTTCCTGAAGGTCGGGCTTGAGAGCCTCGTCATGTCCCCCACATATCTGTCTCTCAGAGAGCTGGACAGCTTCAAAGACAACCTGGGGGATTACTGCAAGGACCTGCAGCAGGCTGGCAATGAGTATGACCCCAATGAATGTTTCCTCTTGAATGTATCCATAGCTGTTGGTGAACTAGTGCCTAACAGACCCTCACCAAGAGTCCAAACACCAACAGTCCGAAAATATGCAAAGATTTCGTTGGCCTCCTCCAGCCCAGATAAAAATGTcttcaagaaggagagtgacatGGAGACACTCATTCTGACCCCGCCTCCAGGCACACCTGATATTGacaaagagggaaaggagggTATGAAAGCCAGAGAGATCTGCTTTATCAATATCCAACGTGCGCTCAGGACCAGGGGAGTCTTCCTGCGTCATGAGTATCCCAAAATATACAATCAACTCTGTGAGTTTGTGGAGAGCAACAAGAGATTCACACCCACTACCATTTACCCCATAGATAAGAGAACAGGGAAGCAGTTCATGTGTATGATCATGGCTGCTTCTGAGCCCAGAACGCTAGACTGGGTGGGCACCCCCCATCTCCTGGATGATATTATATAG